In Silene latifolia isolate original U9 population chromosome 3, ASM4854445v1, whole genome shotgun sequence, a single window of DNA contains:
- the LOC141648403 gene encoding uncharacterized protein LOC141648403 has translation MQSLNYIIIKIFHLTILLITIKAHQNPSSSSSSIITRFQEYLRINTAQPNPNYNQSTSFILSQANSLSLESQVIEFVKNKPLILLKWTGKLPNLPSVLLNSHTDVVPVESHKWVHPPFSAHIDSLGNIFARGSQDMKCVGLQYLEAIRKLKDSGFEPTRTIYLSYVPDEEIGGRDGAQKLAESDVFKKMNVAFVLDEGMPSSDENYRAYYAERSPMWLVIKATGAPGHGAKLYDNTAMENLLKSIESIRRYRASEFDMVKSGLKMGGEAISVNLVYLKAGTQSPTGFVMNMQPSEAEAGIDIRVPPTADQAALEKRIADEWAPAARNMTFEYKQKVSVLNKFGKPALTVADSSNPWWTILEEAVLNAGGKLEKPEIFLGSTDARFFRQQGLPAIGFSPIANTPPLFHDHNEFLNEAEYMKGVDIYASIIKAYASYSEQSEEPKAFRDEL, from the exons ATGCAGTCACTAAACTACATCATCATCAAAATCTTCCATCTCACAATCCTCTTAATCACCATTAAAGCACACCAAaacccatcatcatcatcatcatcaataatcACAAGATTTCAAGAATACTTGAGAATAAACACAGCACAACCAAACCCAAATTACAACCAATCTACTTCCTTTATACTTTCACAAGCTAATTCACTATCCCTTGAATCTCAAGTTATTGAATTTGTCAAAAATAAACCTTTAATTTTACTAAAATGGACTGGGAAATTACCCAATTTACCCTCAGTTTTACTCAATTCTCATACAGATGTTGTTCCTGTCGAATCTCATAAGTGGGTCCACCCTCCTTTTTCTGCTCATATTGATTCTCTTGGCAATATTTTTGCTAGAGGTTCTCAG GATATGAAATGTGTGGGTTTACAGTACTTAGAAGCTATCCGAAAGCTGAAGGATTCCGGATTTGAGCCCACTCGTACCATATATCTATCATATGTGCCGGATGAAGAGATTGGAGGAAGGGATGGGGCCCAAAAGTTGGCTGAGTCTGATGTATTCAAGAAAATGAATGTAGCCTTTGTATTAGACGAGGGGATGCCATCAAGCGATGAGAACTATAGGGCATATTATGCCGAAAGGTCACCAATGTGGTTGGTGATTAAGGCCACAGGGGCACCTGGGCATGGGGCAAAACTCTATGACAATACTGCAATGGAGAATTTGTTGAAGAGTATTGAGAGTATCAGGAGATATCGAGCATCTGAGTTTGATATGGTAAAGAGTGGCTTAAAAATGGGAGGGGAGGCTATCTCGGTAAATTTGGTGTATTTGAAAGCTGGCACACAATCTCCTACG GGTTTTGTCATGAATATGCAACCCTCTGAAGCTGAAGCAGGAATTGACATCCGGGTCCCACCAACAGCCGACCAAGCAGCGCTTGAAAAACGCATTGCTGATGAGTGGGCGCCTGCTGCACGCAATATGACATTTGAG TATAAGCAGAAGGTATCAGTGCTTAACAAATTTGGGAAGCCGGCATTAACAGTGGCTGACAGTTCGAACCCTTGGTGGACCATCTTAGAAGAAGCTGTCCTAAATGCTGGTGGAAAACTCGAGAAGCCGGAAATATTCCTTGGCTCCACTGATGCTCGCTTTTTTAGGCAACAAGGGCTTCCTGCAATCGGATTTTCTCCCATTGCTAATACTCCACCCCTATTCCATGACCATAATGAG TTCCTAAATGAAGCAGAATATATGAAAGGAGTCGACATTTATGCTTCGATTATTAAAGCTTATGCATCTTATTCTGAGCAATCTGAAGAACCCAAGGCCTTCAGAGATGAATTAtag
- the LOC141649937 gene encoding S-protein homolog 5-like — protein MTNKLDGNKNVKIHCKDKHKDLGEYVIGFNGLYEFTFKPPFIDTSLYFCSFVWDNKVHWFDIYDVDRDKDDCFRFCWWSIHEDGPCKVYGVALDSPQPKDETCYKWNKDVEDRVESAVTELGN, from the coding sequence ATGACTAATAAGTTAGATGGCAATAAAAACGTTAAAATTCATTGCAAGGATAAACACAAAGATTTAGGAGAGTATGTAATTGGGTTTAATGGGTTATATGAATTTACGTTTAAGCCTCCATTTATCGATACATCGTTATATTTTTGTAGTTTTGTGTGGGATAATAAAGTACATTGGTTTGATATTTATGATGTCGACCGTGATAAGGATGATTGCTTTAGGTTTTGTTGGTGGAGTATTCATGAAGATGGTCCTTGCAAGGTTTATGGTGTTGCTCTTGATAGTCCTCAACCTAAAGATGAGACATGTTACAAGTGGAATAAGGATGTAGAGGATCGTGTTGAATCTGCAGTGACGGAGCTAGGAAATTAA